GCGATCCGCTCGGCGGAGGCCTGCTCGAATCCGTCCGGCGGGTCGACCTCGAACTGCACGACCGTGCCGTCGTCGACTGTGTACCGGACCACCTGCGACATCGAGGTCTCCTCACGCCGAGAGACCCACATGCTAACCATCGGTGAGCCCGGGGCGCTGGCCCCGGGCTCACCGGTGGTCAGGCGGCCAGCGCGCCGGCCAGGTGGTCGCGGAAGCTCCGCTCGTCCTCGGTGACCGTCTCGGCGCCGATGCCGAGCAGGCCACCGGTCGAGGCGGCGCCGACCACCGCGTCGGTGATCTCCAGCAGCCAGTGCCGGTAGGTCTCGGCGTCGGCCACCGAGGCCTTCGCCGACAGCAGCGAGGCCGCCTCGGCCGCCCGGCCGAGAACGTCGCTGGCATACCCGGCGGGGTCGGCCGGCTCGATGACCGGCGGTTCCTCGCCGAGCTCCGGGTCGCCGGCCTCGGCCACGGCGGCCGTGGCGACCGCGGTGACCAGGGTGCTCGCCGAGGCGCGGGCGTCCGAGATGCGGCTCAGTCCGGCCGCGCTCTCGGCCCGGGTCTTGCGGGCACTGTCGTGGGTGGCGGCACTCGCCGCGGTGAGCACCGCGTGCGGGAGGCCGACCAGCAGCCCCCACTCGGCGTCGGTGAAGCCCAGCTTGGCGTAGAGCGGTTCGTCCGTCACTCGGGGTTTCCTTTCGCTTTCGTCGGCAGCCGACAGCGCATTCTTTCGCACCGCCGGGCCGATGACCTCCCACCACCCCTCTACCCGATCTTTCCGGTTGGTAAATAGTTCAGGGCCGGGCCTCGTAGACGATGTTGAACGGGGTCTCGGCCGCACGGCGGAACCGGGTGAACCCGGCGTCCGCGGCCAGCCGCCGGATCGGCTCCTCGCCGGCCTGCGCGCCCAGCGAGTAGCCGCCCTCCTGGGAGAGCGCGTTCGGCACGCACAGGTAGGCGGAGAACGAGTAGTAGACCCGTCCGACCGGGTTCAGGTTGGCCTCGACCGTGTTCCCGGCGGCCGGCTCCACGATCATCCAGGTGCCGTCCGGGGCCAGCTGGGAGCGCACGTGCCGGGCGGCGCCCAGCGGGTCGCCCATGTCGTGCAGCGCGTCGAACGTGGTGACCAGGTCGTACGGGCCGCCGGTGAAGGTCTGGGCGCCGGCCGCCTCGAAGGTGACGCGGGAGTCCAGCCCGGCGTCGGCGGCCCGCTTGCGCGCCTGGTCGATCGACCCGGCGTGCAGGTCCGAGCCGGCGAACGCGGAGGCCGGGTACGCGCTCGCCATCAGCACGGTCGACGCCCCGTGCCCGCAGCCCACGTCCGCGACGCGCGCCCCCCGTTCCAGGCGCGGCACCACCCCGTCGAGCGCCGGCAGCCAGTCGGTGACCAGGTTGGCGCTGTACCCGGGCCGGAAGAACCGCTCGCACCCGGTGAACACGTCCTCGTCGTGCTGGTGCCAGCCCACCCCCTGCCCGGACCGGAACGCGTCCTCGATCCGCGGCTGGGCGCGCAGCGCGCCGAGCGCGAGCTGGAACGCGCCGGGCGCGAAGATCGGCCCGTCCGGGTCGGTCAGCGCGAACGCCTGCTCCTCGGTGAGCGAGTACCGCCCGGTGGCCGGGTCGTAGGTGACGTAGCCGCCGGCCGCCTGGCCGCGCAGCCACTCCTCGACGTATCGGGGCGCGGTCCCG
Above is a genomic segment from Actinoplanes ianthinogenes containing:
- a CDS encoding class I SAM-dependent methyltransferase — encoded protein: MDENKLMEFVHTFVGDLGATIAAGGVVLGDRLGLYRGLTAGPALPEELAERTGTAPRYVEEWLRGQAAGGYVTYDPATGRYSLTEEQAFALTDPDGPIFAPGAFQLALGALRAQPRIEDAFRSGQGVGWHQHDEDVFTGCERFFRPGYSANLVTDWLPALDGVVPRLERGARVADVGCGHGASTVLMASAYPASAFAGSDLHAGSIDQARKRAADAGLDSRVTFEAAGAQTFTGGPYDLVTTFDALHDMGDPLGAARHVRSQLAPDGTWMIVEPAAGNTVEANLNPVGRVYYSFSAYLCVPNALSQEGGYSLGAQAGEEPIRRLAADAGFTRFRRAAETPFNIVYEARP